A part of Capsicum annuum cultivar UCD-10X-F1 chromosome 6, UCD10Xv1.1, whole genome shotgun sequence genomic DNA contains:
- the LOC107872839 gene encoding uncharacterized protein LOC107872839 has translation MEVLDRDEEDVSPRFSFQKNGSSLSCIVPPFLLGDSMPKNSLYYNKLPEEPLKLAVLKLDGSSFDIEVARNGTVAELKQAVESAFSHLPKTGTGKVSWSHVWGHFCLSYHGRKLLTDSDLLGTYQIKDGDKLSFMRHVSISYNLVKTRSEREDPHKTERRISKVYESRQRRGEREGNRHQDVVLKNPQNNIHDNNRCVVATCESRLVHFFRGWLPYKLANPERRIKQKSSALRSRDGLLTEF, from the exons ATGGAGGTTTTAGATAGGGATGAAGAAGATGTTAGTCCTAGATTTTCATTTCAGAAGAATGGATCATCATTGTCTTGTATAGTACCTCCATTTTTGCTCGGTGATAGCATGCCCAAAAATAGCTTGTATTACAACAAGTTACCTGAGGAACCCCTCAAGCTCGCTGTTCTCAAATTGGATGGCTCTTCCTTTG ATATTGAAGTTGCAAGGAATGGGACAGTGGCGGAGTTGAAACAAGCGGTGGAATCTGCCTTCAGTCATTTACCAAAGACAGGAACAGGCAAGGTTTCATG GTCACATGTATGGGGACATTTTTGCTTGAGCTATCATGGGCGGAAGCTACTAACTGATAGTGATTTGTTAGGAACCTATCAGATCAAGGATGGTGATAAG CTCAGTTTTATGAGGCATGTCTCCATTAGTTACAATCTGGTCAAAACGCGATCAGAGAGAGAGGACCCTCATAAAACTGAACGTCGCAT ATCCAAAGTCTATGAAAGCAGACAACGGAGAGGTGAACGAGAGGGTAATCGCCATCAAGATGTCGTTTTAAAGAACCCTCAAAACAATATTCATGACAACAACAGGTGTGTTGTTGCCACTTGTGAATCCAGGTTGGTTCATTTCTTTAGAGGATGGCTTCCATACAAATTGGCAAACCCGGAGAGGAGAATAAAACAGAAAAGCAGTGCATTGAGATCACGCGATGGTTTACTTACGGAGTTCTAA
- the LOC107872840 gene encoding ATP synthase subunit b', chloroplastic has product MANMMMMSSSKALITSSSTIPPSPRFKLSLAQIPFPKLPLPKSPKSHKPLTLPSNLNTISVILASSLAIAPPSLAEEIEKASLFDFNLTLPIMMAEFLFLMFALDKIYFSPLGKFMDERDSAIKEKLNSVKDTSVEVKQLEDQAAAIMKAARAEISAALNKMKKETQLEVEQKIAEGRKRVEAELQEALASLESQKEETIKSLDSQIAALSDEIVKKVLPVSN; this is encoded by the coding sequence ATGGCCAACATGATGATGATGAGCTCTTCCAAAGCCTTAATCACTTCATCATCCACCATCCCACCAtctccaagattcaaactttccCTCGCTCAAATCCCTTTTCCAAAACTACCCCTCCCTAAATCACCTAAATCCCACAAACCCCTTACCCTCCCATCAAATCTCAACACCATTTCAGTCATTCTTGCAAGCTCCCTAGCCATAGcaccaccttcacttgctgaagaaattgaaaaagcttCTCTTTTTGACTTCAACTTAACACTCCCTATTATGATGGCTGAGTTCCTCTTTCTCATGTTTGCTTTGGACAAGATTTACTTCAGTCCATTagggaaattcatggatgaaagagacTCAGCCATTAAGGAGAAACTCAACAGTGTGAAGGACACTTCTGTTGAAGTGAAGCAACTGGAAGACCAAGCTGCTGCTATTATGAAGGCAGCAAGAGCTGAGATATCAGCAGCATTGAACAAGATGAAGAAGGAGACTCAGCTTGAAGTGGAACAGAAGATTGCTGAGGGAAGGAAGAGAGTTGAGGCTGAATTGCAAGAAGCATTGGCTAGTTTGGAGAGTCAAAAGGAGGAGACTATTAAGAGTCTTGATTCTCAGATTGCTGCTCTTAGTGATGAGATTGTCAAGAAGGTTCTTCCTGTCAGTAACTAA